tattgttcCACTGTTAGGGAAATACTTCTGAATAGTCTCCCCTTTTTGTATATATCtagtctttatttttctccttaATCACCATCCCTTCCCaccctgtttatttacagtagaAATATCTAACTCATTGCATACTTCTTACAACCTGTATTGAATTGTAAAATATTCCTCTCTTTCAGCAGGACACTGTTTGTTTGCATAGCCATCAGGCTGCTACGTATAAACCCGGTCCAGGACACCTATCAGGAGAAGAGAGTTGGATTGAGTTATACAAGCTGCTCAGGTCAGCACCACCACCATTCTCTAATTCAATTCTTCATGTCCGAGGCAGAAGAGGTGTTGACTGATAGGGCTTGTTTTACTTGGTTCAAATATCAGCAGGCATAAGCAATGTCTGCTCTTCATGTAGGCAAGCACCATGGTCCTACATGTGGTATCTGATGTGTTACCTTGCTATGGTCAGCATACAACAATCACAATTTCCATAAACTTACTTGTATAGTTATATTTCTACTCTCTTCACAAAGCCCAGTTGTTTTGCTCAATTACTTTCTGAAAATCTAGTCAAGAAACGTACCTCCAGGAAAGAAATGttaacaaagttttttttttttttttaatcacggATGGCACTCCCACTGTCTTCCCCCATACTCTATCCTTATGAATGGTATTGGGATTAAAAGGCCAGACCTGTCAGTGACCATTGACCCAAGCTCTTTGATGACCAACCTCATGACTGAATACTCGAGATTTGGGTGTAAAGGGAGGAATGACCTCAAGGTGCTGCTAGGCTGTAAGGGTTAACAGCTATCGTGCTGGTGTGGTGGAGGGTAAGTGGTAAGGCATGCTTGATGAATCCCCAACCCACCAGCAGGTCTTTAATCAACAATCAGGCCATTAAATCAGTGTTTTGGAGTGCTGCGACAAAGAGCAATCATTTCCATTTTAATGAGGCCATCTCGGCGTAGATACGTACTTGTTTTCCACTGAGCTAAAACTAAAAGGATGAAAATGGAAAATATGATTAAACTGTTTAGTAGAgaatatgatttgaatttgcATAGCACAATACAAGTATACAAAGACTTTTATCAAATCTAATTTGTGCTTCAGCAAGTAGAGAACATATTAGGAAATAATTCTATTACAGCATGTTAAATGCAAACAGAGATGTCAGCAAAGAGAGAATAACCTGAGGGAGACAGAAAGGCACACAATCAAACTAACATAAATCTTACCACAGTTCCACAGTCAACCTTTTGCTTGCTCTCCCCCTCCACTGAACCCCATAAAGGCCAGGAACTGCCCGCTTGCCCAGGGGGCTAGGCTGAATGTGCCATACTTCTCCAGAAGGTCCCAGAAGGcacgtgtgtgtaagagtgtgtgtgtgtgtgtgtgtgtgtttgtgacaaaaGTGGTTGGGGGAGTAAGTCATAAGAGATCTGGTGCCCTGAAGCACTAAGAATGATGGAGTGCCTCAGCAGCAAAAACAAGGGCCCCAAAGACAGAGTGACTTCCTCCCATGTCTGTCATGTTTCATATCCACACAATTAAAGTAGTCAGCTTGCCTGACTAGGTCGGTAAGGATAATCTTAAATTCATTCAGTTCACCAGTAGCTGTAATCTTATCTGATCCATTATTAGTAACATTTTGCAGAGCTAACAGAACATTAAAATTGTTATCTCATAGCACAAGTTTAAAGACAAATGAGTAAACTATAGTGGACATAACTCAAGACAGGTTAAAAGAAGGACATTTAAGAGATTTCTCAGGTGGTCAGCAAAATTGGAGAAAGGTGGAAAACATGAATTAATTAGACTGAGCAAAAGATTTAATCATAGAATTTGACAAGCTTATTAAGTTGCAcctccagcaaaaaaaaaaagctcagtaGCATTTGGACAGTGCAGAAAAGGGCAAAGGTTTAAGAGGATGTCATTGATCAGTGTCAGGTGAGAATTCAAGAGATGACTTATTCCACAGTGCCATACTTAATTATGGGTTTCTATGCATGTGCTTCAGACCACTGTTTTAGGAGATGTAGTTTTTGAGACTCTGAAGCTACACATGGAAATTTCCATCACTACACCTACACAGAAAAGCACAGACATTTCCCTTCTTTCACAAGTTGCGGTTAACAGCCACTGATTACTATGAGCATTATCAATGATCTGGAAAGATTCTTAGATGCCATTTATCTTTGGGAGCAGGTCTGTATTTGCTCAAAATGTTGTGTCTAATGGTCTTATTCAAGTATGACTCACTTGCATTGTAGACACATTCAGTACTGAGTTTTTAGGCAACCCTAGCACACAGGTTCACTTTGTAGCTTTATACAGTTGTAGCTTATGATCCACCACCGTATAATATATGATCAATGAGCATTGGTCCTATATGTGTACCTTGATGGATAAGGTAGAGGGAGGCTGGAAAACTGTGCACAGTAACAGCTAGGCTGATTATCATTTAataattacaaagaaaaaaaagaagtagaaaAAGAAGGGCTTTCCATGTAAGGCTTTGGATCAACAGTCCTTGTTGTACTACGTTGCACAGTAGACCTGTTTTTGCTTTTCagctccttttttcttttttttttaaatgtgcagctataaaactaaaataaccaTAAACTATCAACACATCCTTCATACAAAAAATTGTATGAGTTTTAAATAGATTTCCGGATTGCTGTACAACCAATGATGTTGTGTCTTATTGCTATTTTAGACATTTCAAAACTGAgcatatattataatttttttatttcagcatgTTAGCACCATCTTGAGAGTTCTATATGTGTTAAGGTTAAGAAAACAGTAACAAATGTGATtatttgtaaaacaaaacaaaatgtagcaCCCTTCAGGAGTCTCACAATATTAGAAATGACAGTAATGTATCCAGTCAGAGATGGTTTAACTTTCAAATACATCTATACACTATGTGTACTCGATAAGACATCCAGTGAAAGTAGATGCAGGTACAGACACCTTTTAAATGTGCAATTTGATGTAAGTCTGTTAGTTCAGCAGCAATACACAAGATATTGTATGTCTTAAGGGTAGCACAAtctctcctcctccatctccacCAAAACCCTGGGACAAAGACATAAGaggaaaaaatacaagtaagACTGCAGTTATTTGACCTTAGCCCTAAGGTTTTAAAACACTGACTCAGTCTGCATTGGATCACTGTTTTTCTCACTTAGATCCTTAATGCCAGTCATGAAACACTATAGGGCTCAAATCCTCTTACTAATGAGAGTTGTTTATTGTatacagtgtgttctgtgtgcaaATAAAGCTAAAGCTCTACGGTAACTCTGTAATAGGCCGGATATGTAGACATTCTTTTGGACAAACAgctttaaatataaactgtGGGAAGAGCAGTTGCAGAGAATCTTGGTCTAAAAGGACTTTCATGAATAAGAGATGAACACGTACGGTATGTAGCCCTTCTGTATTTTAATCACAGAACAACCTAACAGCTGTCAgctaaaagagaataaaaataaagacagccTGGTAAGAAAATGGAGTTTCCAGACCTTGGAGTTTCATGCAGCGCTGAAGTAGCAGAGCTACTTTTGCTGTTTGCTGCGAGCTCTGACATTAACAGTCTGACAAGGCCAAGTTTGCCTCCCGCCTATTTTAATGAGCCATTGTGTGCAAATGCGAAGAAGGGCCACGTGCGTCACAGTGCATAACAACAGGTGACGGTTAACAATGCAGTGGAAGCACGCGCCTTCAAGGATACAGGAAATGGCATCATGGTTTCTACGACTGCAGACGGATGCATTTCCTGCAACCGAGTTCTTTCTTGTAAATGATGCTATTCTTAGTAATGTCTTCATCTAAACACGGGTTTGTTCAGGTGTGAAGACACATAATGATCTCATCTTTGCTATTCCCACTCTTTCTATTGGGACTCGATTTTAAACCACAGCAGGAGCTGCACAtttctattaatattatatttctattaatattattatagaaattatattaatattataatataatattaattcataataataataataataataataataataataataataataataataataataataataataatagtgtgtatttgtgcattgCTGATTGTTATATTTTAAGAAGATAAGCTTCTCTATTAGGACTTAAATAAACTTATACTACCTGATTAAGCCTAGCTACTGAATCACATTTACACTGGTATTGTTTGAATCTTACCTGTAGGCTTCAATTTCTATGTCCAGTGCCATCTTCTCATTGAGCAGATCCTCATAGTCCCCCATCTGTTCCTTCATCTGTGCTTGTAAGTCAGCCTCTTCTTTCTCCAGCTGGCAGATGCAGGTCTAAACACACAGAGTGTGTTAGTGAAATGGGTTCATGCCCTTCTACAGCTCTGCGGTATGGAATTTTTCTCTATATAATAGTCAGTGTTTTACTTCCAGCTCCTCTATCTCTAGCAGATGAGCCTCTTTTTTTGCTTCAGTCTCTGCCTCTAGTTCCTCACCACATGCCTCCAGATCAGCGAGCTCCTTTTGCAGTTTAGCAATCTAGAATCACATGTGGTGCAGATGGTTGTACTTTCAGTGCAAGTAACTGTACATGTTAACACACAAGAGTCAGACTTAATAGAGTGTCGACATATTTTGTTTTGAAACTTTGTCTATCAACATAAAATGTCTAGGCTGCCATGATATGGTATGCATGTTAATATGAAGACTGCCAGAATGTCAGGTTGCTTTTGTTTCCTTACAACAAACACAATGCAGACAGCTATATGGCCCACCTCAGGGCAGTCTAATGCTGTGAATAATTACTGTAATCAGGTAAGCTAAACAGTCAGCTGGCAGAGATGGATGGAAAAAGCTGCCTCTGTTTCTCTTTGAGGTAGATCACAGGAGCCTCCAAGCTGCCTTATTAACTGCCGATGAGCCACACCACAGAGGTGGTCGTTGCTCTGCTCCAAGATTGATTGGTGAGGTGACTGGTGTCCTTTGTCGATGGAAGAACATCGGTGATGCTTCCCTTATTACACAAAGCCCAGGGCGATCTCGTTTCATCACAAGCAGTTTGCTTAGCCATACTGGGTCTTAGGAAGTAACCTGCCTGAAAGCATTGAACACTGACCacaagatgaagagagagagagggagagagagagagggaaggaaaaATATAGTGAAAAGAAGAACCGAAACCAAGAGCTGGATGCAAGGTGGACatgaaaaagaaattgaaagaCAGGTTTGAGTCAAAAATAAGAGTGTGATtgtgggagagaaagagaggaagaggaacagGACAAGGCAGGCTGTCCATCAATGCCGGCCTGCATGAAGCAGATTAAGGAAGAGCACATGGTGTTATGAAAGCAGCCAGAgtggtttattttctgtttattttcagagTGGGCTTTGACTACAACCAACATAATTAGAACCAAGCCGCTGTGTTTGTTATTGCAAATGAAAAGGTGTCAGCTGTGATCAACTGATGATTTCCCTGTCTTTTAAAACGTAAACTGAGAGAAATGAATGGTTTTTAATCATGCAATGCTCAAATTCGAGATGCTTCTCGCTACAGTGAATTATActtcttttaaaatgattaataataagtGTGTCTTAATAAACAGATAcagtaacaaacacacatatatacacacacacacacacatatatatatatatatatatatatatatatatatatatatatatatatatatatatatatatatatatatatacaaaatcttAAGTGAGAAATGGTGACTTAAGGTGATTTGATAGGAATTGATAGGTGAAGTGTTATTATTACTGggctttattttttctgctaCCTTCTCCTGAGACTCAGCTGGAATGTGTGAAGTTTATAAAGTATAAACGGGGAAGGGCTGGTTGGCAGACTGTGAAATGTGATAACTTTAGAAGACAGATAAACACTGGTATGGAGACGCTGCAGCACTCTCATCTCCCAGTGTTATCACTCAGTGTAAACACTCCGGTCACAGGAACACTCATGCTTTATTCCCTGCCGTTCCTGTTCAGCCTTCCGACCTCTCATGACTCTTAAGCACTCGTTTGGTTCATTCAAGCAGAAACATCGAAGGGCTTTCAACACTAAACTGGGATAGGGCCATCATAGGCTTAAAATCGTTTGAAATCATGAGGTATCAAACTGTTCCAAAACAACAGTAGAAGGATCAGGCTGTTAAAACAGCAGGTCGATGGCTCGAGTGTAGCACAGAGGAAATGTCACTCACCAGCTCCTTCAGACCATTCACGTCCATCACCTCAGAATTATCCTTAACCTTCCCTCCAGTAAGTTTTTCCAGGTTCCTCCTCTTCTCTTGTCCTCTGGCAATCTCAACAGCCCTGGACTCAAACTATTAACACAAGAAAAGCATACTGCATCAGTCATGTCCAATCACTCAGATCATCTTACTACACAAAGTGACTCTGGCATATACGAAGAGTAGGCCGTGGGCACTGCCGAATTAATCCCCACTTACATTACCTCATACTTGTTCCCAATTAACGCAGGCATAAATaagagtgaaagaaaagcaaatgaGGGGCCATCACGTAAGCTAACATGATGAGCCAAAATCAGCTGGTAATTATCATTAGTCCAAGACCCAATCACTATCAATTGTGACTGAGACAATTGGCCCTTTGGAGCGGTAATGAGGCCCAGACTCAAAGATGGGCCCTGGATCCAGGTGCCACAGGGcaggagaagagaagacaaaaagtacaaaggagaagagagacatagagaaaaCAACTGTAGAGTTTAACATAGCTGTTTAGAAAGGAAAacccactctctctcatgcCTTTGAAAAtctctctaatacacacacattcacaaacactgaAGGCTCTCTAGGGACTCCTGAAACCAAGCTCCCTGTGCAATAGCCCTCTTACCTCTTACCAAACTCCCAAGGAGCCTGGGAAGGAGGCCAGGACACTGATTACTGGCCATGACCCAATGTAGAGCCACCATTCTAGGGGCAGGCAGGGTCAAAGGGGAATGGTGCTAGTGGATGACCTGTGAAGAAAAATCTctaaacacacaataatactcTGTGCTGGAAAAAAGTGGACAGAGCTTCTCTAGAGTGGGtaaagtgagaaagaaaacacGGATGCTGGTCCCACAGAGACATGTGAAAGCTCAGGTTTGCACGGTGGGAAGAGAATTGAGactctatgtttgtgtgtgtgtgtgtgtgtgtgtgtgtgtgtgtgtgtgtgtgtgtgtgtattcataaCTATTGGGCAGGACTGTAGATTAGTTTTCAGTGGGTACACAGATTCTAGAAGATTTGcagtataaattaaaacaatgtaGCGCTGAGTTAATAATACTCTCCACATAATCAGCCCAATTATTCAGTCTAACGGTATAAACACATAGAATAGAAATCAAATTACTAGTTTATTGTCTTTAAAATGGACAGAAGAATTCATCAGTGATTTGCCTTCACTTTTGGATTGTTTTCACCTAAATGATCATATTTCCAACTTGTGCCTTTTTTACATTGAGGAGATGAAATATCATGTCTTAATTACATAATTGACTTAAATGCTCTTTAGGCCTTGAACATACTGTTGAAAGAAGATATGAAGGCTGCACCATGTACAACATGCATTCTCTTGTTTGTTTGAGCACAGAATAAATCTTTGCTAGCCTGTGCAAAGTGACCATGTGTACACAATTGCATGTTTAAAAGGTTAAGTGTCAAGGTAGAATAGGCTCTAAATATACCCCATAATGTACCTGTAGGCTTTCAGCCAGCTGGCAATAATAGTCGTTGATAACCGTGATGGCTGGAGTGAGGTCGATGGAGGGGAATTGCAGAGATACGGTCGGATCATCCCGATCTTCAGCTGCAGGCTCACAAAGACTCTCAATACTCTGTGGACCAGCACACCATTAAGAGGATACATTTCTGTCTTCATGTTACAGTTCATACTCCTCTGCATTCCTAGATGCCTAGAATAATTgcctgaataataataataataataataataataataataataataataataataataataatagcaataataataataataataataataataataataataataacaataatagtgcAAGAGTTATCCAGAGAATGCAAGTTGCTTTGAATACCCTGTCAATGGGAGCTAACATAAAAATGCCTGTCCTTATTTAATACTCCAGATGAGTCCATGGACTGCAAGCATGGCTATGAGGAAGTGTGTTAAACATGAGATAACTGGGGAAAAAGCATAATGATTAAGTTTTCTCTGCCTCCAGCTCCCATTCCTGATATGAGGGATTTGCTAGTCTATCACCTCCTGTAGGAAAAGCAGTGAGGGTAGAGAATAACAGATGAGAAAGGTATAGAGAAACTGTGAAAATATGGTTTGCATAAGAgaatgtataaaaagataaagtgaacaagaaagaaaagccGGGAGAGAGGcaatacagacagagagaaagcttCTTTCAAAGCTTATGTTGTTATGTGGGCCAAAGCTCCATCAGCTGTGACATCTAAGTCTCTATGGCCAGGTCTTGGCTGttatttgctctctctcactcgcttcCATGTCAAAGTTTAATGGAGTGTGCTAACAGCTGATGAGAGTGGCTACTTACCACAGCACCCTTTCTCTCAGCATCAATGCATGTttatgagtgtgcgtgtgtgtgtgtgtgtgtgtgtatgcgcacgTGTGTGCATGCTTGCGTGCGTCTACTAACCAATCATACATACACTATGACAATCATCTACTTATCATCATTTACATATTGCTAGAATCATAGCAGAGGATGgatttttcttgtgttttgactTTTGTTCTTGAAACCAAAAGAAGCAATATGATTGGAATGACCAGTGTTATCCCTTAGACCAGAGGTGTCAAGCATACGGCCCATGGGCCAGGACCAGCTCAGTTACTCCAGCCTTTTAGACTagcaggcaaaacagagcaaTAAATTCACGGCCATAAACTTGACTACTGAAAAAACATGCTAACCATATAAAAACCATCTTTAGCAAGCTTAAAATTTGACATATGATCCCAATGAAATTAATTCCTAGGTTGTAACACTGCAGAAATGTGGAAAGGTAAGCAggagtgaatacttatgcatgACTCTATGATAGGACTGTAGAAAGAAACATGTGTTTTCTGGGAAATTATTATGCAGTCTGTTCATCTATTCTGTAGGGGATGTATactgataaatatatatgagatatatttcatatatatgcTAATGAAGGAGCACTTTTGAAAGAGTTCTTGATTTTCAACTGATTCTTCTGGATCATACCCACTTCACAGTGGACTAAGAGTTACGTGGACTGTTACCTAAAATTAGTCAGACATGTGggtacaaaatataaataaatgaataaatgcatggCAGAATAGGACGTCAAGTAACAGTAACACTTCGGAACTGAAATTCAGATAGAAAACTGTATAAAGAACAACTGCAATGGAAAAATCTCagaatacagtacagtgttttCTTACCAACTCATGCTGTTGCTCCATGGTAGCTAACTGCTCCTCATAGATCGTTGCTTGTTCTCTTAGTGCCAAGCAGTCAGCAGTCACTGAATCTACCTCCTGCAGAGGGCAGCACACACCATCAAACTATGTGCTTCATAGCCATTGTACAAGCAGCATGTTAACAATATGTCAAAATAGTGCAGAAATGATGGATTTAGCCTAACCGGTctatacacatactgtagtatTATAAAACTATTTTGACCTGCTTATTACACTGATCACACCTACCACATAGTAAGCAGTGTCTAATATAGTGTCAGTGCACCCTTAGGTAGCCAGCTATTTTGACAAACTATTTAGTGTGTTAGCATGTGCTTTTGGCATACCATTCAGGGAAGTGGGAGTGAAACCCAAGTTGAGTTACTGCCTCTCCAGCTACTGTGTACACACAACAATGTATGGCAGAGGCATGGTCCTTGTGAGACAGTCCTATTTCACTTAGCTCATCCGGGCTTCTCAGGGTGCCTGATTAATTGGCGAAGAATTCAATTACTCTGAATGAAGGCATTTCCATATGAATGTGCCAGAGTGGTGATGGACCACAGGAAGCTTGGACtcatgacacaacacacactttttctccaGCTCAAAGATGCCAGAGGCTAAATTCCATATGATGACCTTATCTGTTCTGTGGCCGTATTAAATCTGCCTTAATCAGCTAATGATACATTTCAGGATGATTGAATGCCATGCCAGCAACCAAaactttttaaagatttaactATTTTCACCAAAGTCTGCCATCTCTATTTTTGACCTATTTCCCTTTGAGTGCGCTGTGTCTCTCACGCTCGATTTCTGTGTTTTATAGCAGCTTTTTTCATTCTCCATTCAGATTTCAGTGCAGCCAAGCACACCATAGAGCATGTGGCAGTGAGAGATGAGAGCCTGCATGAATGAATTATAAACCGTTGTAGCAGCTTTCCCACATCTGTTCTTTTATTGGAAGAGACATGTGTGGAGTGATGAGATGTTCGATGAACACAGCGTCTCATGTTTCGGCATGGCCGCTAGCCCAGAGTCAGCATGGGAGTGCTAATCAACGCTCTCTAGAACAGATTTGTGCCGTTTTTGTCCTCTCTTTTTCAAAGTTATTCTCTTCTCATAGTAAGGGCGATGtcattacacactgatctgGATGTAGAGGCTGCCATCTACTGGAAAAACTCAGTGAAAAAGGTCTGTTCTCACAAACTGAATAGTAAACTGAAAATTAAATACTACATATTGTTTAGatttttacaaattatatttTGCATGCCAGTCTGGCTCTGGAAGAGATGAAACATTGTTTTATAACAATTTACATCattgaaaaatgtgaaaaatagaACAAATGGTGTGTGGAAATTTCCACGGTATTACACATGAAGGAAGTAagtaaatattgaaatatatgtGAAGGTTCCCCTATACCACTAAGGTACCTTACTAGTGCAGATGCCATTTGGTTTACtagaagaagaaatgaacaaagaatAATGGTCAATGCACTGTTCAGCTCCATAAGGTTTTATGGCATTACCACGGCAACATCCTTGCGCTCCAGTTGGAGCTGAGTCCGTTGCTCTACAACCTCttcatactttatttttatatgatgcAGGTTTTTCTTCAGCTCCTCCTTGTGACACAAAATTTCGTCCTGAGGATAACAGAGCACAGGAGACCATATAAGGCCTGGATTTGAACTTAATTAATAACTCAGCATGTTGCATTTCTAAACTCTGTTTATTATATCAGTGAGGGAAAATTATTTCCAAGAGTCATGACTATGCTAATGAAACAGCCAATATGTGAATGTGATGCATCCATACTGACAATATTATGCATTTTGTATTACTGGTCCATGCCATATGTCTATGAACTGTGAACATGATCTGATATGTAAAATGGCGACATTTGGTATGTCTAATGCTGGTGAGTTTAAACACCTTCTCTCTGCGCAGTCTCTCAATCACAGCCTCCAGGCTGGAGTATGATGGGCAGTCGGGACTGCTGGAGCTGGAGGCAATCGGTCTGGCTGCCAATCTCCCTTCCATCTCAACAATCTGAGCCTCCAAAGACTCATTTTCTTCTTCCAGACATCGTACctgacatacacatacaatat
The Tachysurus vachellii isolate PV-2020 chromosome 13, HZAU_Pvac_v1, whole genome shotgun sequence genome window above contains:
- the vimr2 gene encoding glial fibrillary acidic protein, whose translation is MAMLRVSSYRKLFEEEHPRSTSWLSQRCGTQILSSSARTGVSMIDCPEPDFSAARALNRESLMRFSQERSIIAALNDRLAVLIDMVRCLEEENESLEAQIVEMEGRLAARPIASSSSSPDCPSYSSLEAVIERLRREKDEILCHKEELKKNLHHIKIKYEEVVEQRTQLQLERKDVAVEVDSVTADCLALREQATIYEEQLATMEQQHELSIESLCEPAAEDRDDPTVSLQFPSIDLTPAITVINDYYCQLAESLQFESRAVEIARGQEKRRNLEKLTGGKVKDNSEVMDVNGLKELIAKLQKELADLEACGEELEAETEAKKEAHLLEIEELETCICQLEKEEADLQAQMKEQMGDYEDLLNEKMALDIEIEAYRVLVEMEEERLCYP